In Nitrosarchaeum koreense MY1, one genomic interval encodes:
- a CDS encoding J domain-containing protein → MVESNYDILGILEGSTEHEIRNAFRRLALLYHSDKGGENDQFIKIKQAYEDLKIGKKYPETDLEKIRNSRVYSGDSEEDIRRKNQILGQELFKEMKLAEEWTAELNRTNSTGIKLFGSKSLGEIELERKANGILSIKGNFMAGNLTYDGPIIMQGNITSPSWTEEFRTNIHLTKGDFKFINPLENKYKIENGARVIADNGDIVVGNIFGRKYKIQDSDGRVGIFKTQEQRTFVSAPNGKIIAENIINTVSLEADIIMVLNLEDDVEISAREILFYGSKITYDSKIKLKKGGMIRFFENFSIQSLSNDALIKLENGKEIRLFDIKTKKIKDLPDEFVPNKSEFDKDTTMVGNGFTITYEMLDNLSKKPTKNQKSKWGSKFKISKN, encoded by the coding sequence ATGGTGGAGAGTAACTATGACATATTGGGAATTCTTGAAGGCTCAACTGAGCACGAAATTCGTAATGCATTCCGAAGATTAGCATTGCTTTATCATTCTGATAAAGGAGGAGAAAATGATCAATTCATAAAAATCAAACAAGCATATGAAGATCTCAAAATTGGTAAAAAATATCCTGAAACTGATCTTGAAAAAATTAGAAATTCTAGAGTTTATTCTGGTGATTCAGAAGAGGACATACGAAGAAAAAACCAAATTTTAGGCCAAGAGTTATTCAAAGAAATGAAATTAGCAGAAGAGTGGACAGCAGAACTTAATAGAACAAATTCAACCGGCATTAAATTATTTGGTTCAAAATCTCTTGGAGAAATTGAACTTGAAAGAAAAGCTAATGGTATACTTTCAATCAAAGGAAATTTTATGGCAGGCAATCTAACTTATGATGGTCCTATTATTATGCAGGGAAATATAACAAGTCCATCTTGGACTGAAGAATTTAGAACAAATATTCATTTGACAAAAGGAGATTTTAAATTTATTAATCCACTTGAAAATAAATACAAAATTGAAAATGGTGCTAGAGTAATTGCAGATAATGGTGATATTGTAGTTGGAAATATTTTTGGTCGGAAATATAAAATTCAAGATTCAGATGGGAGAGTTGGAATTTTTAAAACTCAAGAACAACGTACTTTTGTATCTGCACCAAATGGAAAAATAATTGCAGAAAATATAATTAATACAGTTTCTCTTGAGGCTGATATTATTATGGTTCTTAATTTGGAAGATGATGTTGAAATTAGTGCACGAGAAATTTTATTTTATGGAAGTAAAATCACTTATGATTCTAAAATTAAATTAAAAAAAGGTGGAATGATAAGATTTTTTGAAAATTTCTCAATTCAAAGTCTTAGTAATGATGCACTTATCAAACTTGAAAATGGTAAGGAAATTAGGTTATTTGATATTAAAACTAAAAAAATCAAGGATTTACCGGATGAATTTGTGCCTAACAAAAGTGAGTTTGATAAGGACACCACAATGGTAGGCAATGGATTTACAATTACATATGAAATGTTAGATAATTTATCAAAAAAGCCAACAAAAAATCAAAAGAGTAAATGGGGTTCTAAATTTAAAATTTCTAAAAATTAA
- a CDS encoding malate dehydrogenase, whose translation MISIIGSGKVGTAIAFLCISTSLDDVLLVNRTKDKAIGEALDISNAVPENSNVSIHGTDDFSKIIDSDIIVITASTGTYLKSRTEMMDAQVKMIKNIAKEIKKYCPSAIILVVSNPLDVLTYVFQKETKISRNKVIGIASSLDSSRFRYLLSEKFNLNQSQINNVIVLGEHGDSMVPIFSRVKINKMNLLEMIDETEQNLITTEIRNYWKSLRKFKSRSQFGIAKNTFDVISSIIKNNELIVPASIVLNGEYGEKDVSMGIPVKINKDGIKEIIEVKLNQAEHSLLKISAQTIRDCINSL comes from the coding sequence GTGATCTCTATAATAGGTAGCGGTAAGGTTGGCACTGCAATTGCTTTTCTATGTATATCTACTTCATTAGATGATGTATTATTAGTAAATCGTACAAAGGATAAAGCCATAGGCGAGGCACTAGATATATCAAATGCTGTACCTGAAAACTCTAATGTTTCAATTCATGGAACTGATGATTTTTCTAAAATAATTGATTCTGATATTATTGTAATTACAGCTAGTACAGGAACTTATCTAAAATCTAGAACTGAAATGATGGATGCTCAAGTTAAAATGATTAAAAATATTGCAAAGGAAATCAAAAAATATTGTCCTTCAGCAATAATTCTAGTTGTTTCTAATCCATTAGATGTTCTAACATATGTTTTTCAAAAAGAAACTAAAATATCAAGAAATAAAGTAATTGGAATTGCATCAAGTTTAGATTCAAGTAGATTTAGGTATTTACTTTCAGAGAAATTTAATCTAAATCAATCTCAAATTAATAATGTAATAGTTTTGGGCGAACATGGAGATTCTATGGTACCAATATTTTCTAGAGTAAAAATCAATAAAATGAATCTACTTGAGATGATTGATGAAACAGAACAAAATCTGATTACAACTGAAATCAGAAATTATTGGAAATCTTTGAGAAAATTCAAAAGTCGTTCTCAATTTGGTATTGCTAAGAATACTTTTGATGTAATTAGTTCTATTATTAAAAATAATGAATTAATCGTGCCTGCATCAATTGTATTAAATGGTGAATATGGTGAAAAAGATGTTTCAATGGGAATCCCTGTAAAAATAAATAAAGATGGAATTAAAGAAATTATAGAAGTAAAACTAAACCAAGCTGAACATAGTTTATTAAAAATATCAGCACAAACTATACGTGACTGTATAAATTCACTTTAA
- a CDS encoding ArsR/SmtB family transcription factor → MQQLISGKKIDDDSRKDAILEVISDKYCRSILENTREKPKSAMEISGETKIPISTVYRRLQTLHDNKLLAISGSISDDGKKYFLYKSKVKAISTSYIGNNIEVEIVPNTC, encoded by the coding sequence ATGCAACAATTAATTTCAGGCAAAAAAATAGATGATGATTCAAGGAAAGATGCAATTCTTGAGGTCATATCAGACAAATATTGTCGATCTATTTTAGAAAACACCAGAGAAAAACCAAAATCAGCAATGGAGATAAGTGGTGAAACCAAAATCCCAATTAGCACTGTTTATAGAAGACTTCAAACCTTACACGATAACAAATTGCTGGCAATTTCTGGTTCGATTAGTGATGATGGCAAGAAATACTTTCTGTACAAAAGTAAAGTTAAGGCCATATCTACATCATATATTGGAAATAACATCGAAGTTGAAATTGTACCTAATACTTGTTAG
- a CDS encoding VIT1/CCC1 transporter family protein has product MKLHFDDFIYGSIDGAVTTFAIIAGVVGASLSPGIILILGFANLFADGFSMAAANYQAAKARNQFIEMKRKQEEWEIDNLEEQEKEEIREIYKKKGFKDELLEEVVRIITSRRKVWVDTMMKEELGLIEDEKNPLESSVSTFIGFNLIGLIPLIPFMIFILMKIDANSEAFVYSTISVMASFFLVGMIKGKIVKKPKIRSGFYTLIIGGIASLVAYYVGYGLKILIQ; this is encoded by the coding sequence ATGAAACTACATTTTGATGATTTTATTTATGGTTCCATTGATGGCGCAGTTACAACTTTTGCAATAATTGCAGGAGTTGTTGGTGCTTCATTATCTCCTGGAATTATTTTAATTCTTGGATTTGCCAATTTATTTGCAGATGGATTCTCAATGGCTGCAGCAAATTATCAAGCAGCAAAAGCTAGAAATCAATTCATCGAGATGAAAAGAAAACAAGAAGAATGGGAAATTGACAACTTGGAAGAACAAGAAAAAGAGGAGATCAGAGAGATTTACAAGAAAAAAGGATTCAAAGATGAATTGTTAGAAGAGGTTGTTAGAATAATTACATCAAGACGAAAAGTTTGGGTGGATACAATGATGAAAGAAGAGCTAGGATTAATTGAGGATGAAAAAAACCCACTTGAGAGCTCAGTGAGCACTTTTATCGGATTTAACTTGATAGGGTTAATTCCATTAATTCCATTTATGATTTTTATATTAATGAAAATTGATGCAAATTCAGAAGCATTTGTTTATTCTACAATCTCAGTAATGGCATCATTTTTTCTTGTAGGTATGATTAAAGGAAAAATTGTTAAAAAACCAAAAATACGATCAGGTTTTTACACATTGATAATTGGTGGAATTGCATCATTAGTTGCATATTATGTAGGATATGGCTTAAAGATTTTAATTCAATGA